Part of the uncultured Desulfobacter sp. genome, TGGTCAACAAAAACGAATTCACCGCCAAAGCACGTATCCCGAATCCCAAATACATGCTCAAAGGTTATTATCTGGCTGCCTCCACCCTGAATCTGCTGCGGGCGTTTACCCGGGGCGGGTACGCAGCACTGAACAGGGTTCAGGCCTGGAACCAGGAGTTTGTGGCGCAATCCCCCATGGGACGTTCTTATGACCGTCTGGCCAAACAGATTGACCAGGCTATGAAGTTTATGAATACCATCGGGATTCCCACCGATATCCCCCAGATCAACCAAACCCAGATTTTTACCTCCCATGAAGCCCTTTTGTTGCCCTACGAAGAGGCCATGACCCGGATTGATTCCACCACCGGCGACTGGTATGATTGCTCTGCACATATGCTCTGGATCGGTGAGAGAACCCGGCAGGTGGATGGTGCCCATGTTGAATTTTTAAGGGGGGTACTCAACCCCATCGGGGTAAAAGTCAGTTCGGATTATGATATTGATAATATCAAGCGGCTCATTGAGGTGCTTAACCCTGAAAACGAACCCGGAAGATTGACCCTGATTACCCGAATGGGATGTGGCAATATTGAACAAAAATTGCCCGCGCTGCTTCGGGAAACCAAAAAAGAGGGATATAATATCGTATGGAACTGCGATCCCATGCATGCCAATACCTTCACCTCGGATTCCGGACACAAAACCCGGGATTTTAATGAGATTTTAAAAGAGATCACCCGGTTTTTTGAAATCCACTGGTCCGAAGGCACCATCCCCGGGGGCGTTCATCTTGAAATGACCGGTAAAAATGTTACCGAATGTGTCGGCGGAGCAAGGAATATTGTCAGTGAAGAACTCCACAATCGTTATGACACCACCTGTGACCCGAGACTCAATGCCGAACAGAGTCTGGAAGTGGCGTTTCAGATCGCGGATATGATCAAACACTAAAGGGGAATATGACGATCAAAAAACAGTTTAAAGCCGGTGTCGTTCAGTTTGATGTGAAAGACGGGGATGTCCGGGGTAATCTTAATGTTGCCCTTGGGCATTTGGAACAACTGGCTGACCAGGAGGCATGCCTTGGGGTCTGCCCGGAGTTTTTTTTATCCGGGTTTGACAATGAAAATATGGACCGGCTGATGCCGGATGTCAACGCGGGGATTCAACGTCTGGCTGAATTTGCCCGCAAGCGCGCCATGGCCGTAGCCGGAAGCCTGCCCGAGCAAAAAGAGGGTAAGATATTCAATACCCTCTATTTCATTGACAGGGACGGTGAAATCCGGGCCCGGTACCGCAAACTGCATCTGTTTCCCTTGACCGGTGAAGATCTGTACTATGGCCGGGGCGATGAGATGGTAACGTTCGATACCAATTTGGGACGTGTGGGGGCAATGATCTGCTATGATCTGCGATTTCCCGAGCTTGCCCGTCACCTGTTCCTTGACGGGGCGCGGCTGTTTGTGGTCTGTGCCCAGTGGCCCCTCACCCGGGTAGCCCATTGGCAGAAATTAATCCAGGCCCGGGCCATTGAAAACCAGGCCTGGTTTGTCTGCTGCAACCGCACGGGGACGGACCCCAACGGACTGGTTTTTCCGGGCAGTTCCATGATCGTTGACCCCAATGGATCTGTGCGGGCCCAGGGGAATGATCAATCCGGTGTCATCATGGCCGACATCGACATGGATCTGGTTGACCAGGTTCGGCAAACCATTCCCGTGGGACAGGATCGCAGGGGGGATATATATGGCCAATAAAATTGTGACGCTGGATGAGATGTGTCGTCTGGGCCAGGGATACAAAACCCGTGGTCAATCGATCGTGTTTACCAACGGCTGCTTTGACATTCTTCATGCAGGCCATGTGGCCTATCTTGAAAAAGCAAAATCATTGGGGGATGTACTGGTCCTTGGTCTGAATTCCGATCTGTCCGTACGGCAGATTAAAGGAGACCTGCGGCCGGTGATCTGCCAGACCCAGCGGGCCCGGGTTGTGGCGGCACTGGGCTGTGTGGATCATGTGGTGTTGTTCGATGCCCCTGATCCGGAAGCGCTGATCCGGGGCATTGGGCCCCAGGTGCTGGTCAAAGGGGCGGACTGGCCCGAGGATAAAATTATCGGGGCACAGTTTGTCAAAGACGGGGGCGGGCGTGTGGCGCGCGTGGCGTTTGAGGAAGATATCTCCACATCAAAGATCATTGAACGTATCGGACAACGATTTTATGGCGGCGCTTGATCCGTTAACGTTTGATCACCTGAGTGCATTTGACGGGGTGGTTCACGGCGTTTTTTCTAAAGTCGGCGGATACAGCAAGGGCCTCTTTCTCGGGCTGAATGTCGGATTGAACACCGGCGATGATCCGGATATTGTGGGCCGGAACAGGGAATTGATGATGTCATCCATGGGTCTGCCCCGGGGGCTGTTTTTACACCAGGATCACGGCACAGACATTGCCGTGATCAAATCAGAAAAAGATGCGGCAGGCAGGGTGTGGAGAGGGCAGGGGGCAACGCCGTCTAAAATATATAAAGCCGATGCCGCGGTTACAAATCTCAAGGGCCTGGGGCTCGCGATCCAGGTGGCGGACTGTCAGGCGGTTGTCTTATATGACCCTGAAAAAGCGGTGGTTGCCAACGTCCATTCCGGTTGGCGGGGCAGTGTGGCAGACATTTTAGGCAACTGCGTCGATACCATGGTCACACAGTTCGGGTGCAGTCCGGCAACGATCCGGGCGGGGATATCTCCTTCCCTGGGGCCATGTTGTGCGCAATTTATTAATTTTAAACGGGAAATTCCCGAAAAATTGTGGCAATATAAGGAGAAAGAGCGCCCCTATTTTGATTTCTGGAAAATATCCCGGGATCAGCTTGGGGCCCATGGAGTTTTGGATGAACATATTGAAACCATGGGGCTTTGCACCCGGTGCCGCACGGATCTGTTTTATTCTTTCAGGGCAAACAAGGTCACCGGGCGTTTTGCCGCAGTTATTGCACTTAAAAGTTGAGGATGCATCATCATGGATCAACAGGAACAGGTCTTTTTAACCCGCACGGTAAAGGCAGCCGGTTGAGCGGCTAAACTTGATCCAGGGGCCCTGGATAAAATCGTGTCAAAACTTGAAATGCCGTCCCATCCGGATTTGATCATCGGGCTTGAACACCCGGATGATGCGGGTGTGTTTCGCCTGTCCGACGGGACGGCCATTGTCCAGACCCTTGATTTTTTGACACCTGTGGCAGATGACCCCTATGACTTCGGTCAGATTGCCGCGGCCAATTCATTGTCCGATGTATATGCCATGGGCGGTACACCTGTGACGGCTATGAATATTGTCTGTTTTCCCTCATGCGATCTTAACGCAGGCATTCTACCCCGGATTCTTGAAGGGGGACTTGATAAAATCAAGGAGTCGGGAGCAGCACTGGTGGGCGGCCATTCCGTTGATGATCCTGAGATCAAGTACGGGTTGTCGGTGACCGGCATCGTGCACCCGGACAAGGTCTGGGCCAACAGCCGGGCGAAAACGGGGGATGCCGTTATTTTGACCAAGCCCATCGGCACAGGCATCATCTCC contains:
- a CDS encoding 3-deoxy-7-phosphoheptulonate synthase class II; the encoded protein is MTNQNEWTKSSWKNYTALQQPKWPDQEALEKVTNDLALLPPLVFAGEIRTLKELLAKASKGEAFLIQGGDCSEDFSQVRAPTIRETMKVLLQMAVVMAYAGGKPAIKVGRIAGQFAKPRSSDTETIDGVELPSYRGDMVNKNEFTAKARIPNPKYMLKGYYLAASTLNLLRAFTRGGYAALNRVQAWNQEFVAQSPMGRSYDRLAKQIDQAMKFMNTIGIPTDIPQINQTQIFTSHEALLLPYEEAMTRIDSTTGDWYDCSAHMLWIGERTRQVDGAHVEFLRGVLNPIGVKVSSDYDIDNIKRLIEVLNPENEPGRLTLITRMGCGNIEQKLPALLRETKKEGYNIVWNCDPMHANTFTSDSGHKTRDFNEILKEITRFFEIHWSEGTIPGGVHLEMTGKNVTECVGGARNIVSEELHNRYDTTCDPRLNAEQSLEVAFQIADMIKH
- a CDS encoding carbon-nitrogen family hydrolase, with the protein product MTIKKQFKAGVVQFDVKDGDVRGNLNVALGHLEQLADQEACLGVCPEFFLSGFDNENMDRLMPDVNAGIQRLAEFARKRAMAVAGSLPEQKEGKIFNTLYFIDRDGEIRARYRKLHLFPLTGEDLYYGRGDEMVTFDTNLGRVGAMICYDLRFPELARHLFLDGARLFVVCAQWPLTRVAHWQKLIQARAIENQAWFVCCNRTGTDPNGLVFPGSSMIVDPNGSVRAQGNDQSGVIMADIDMDLVDQVRQTIPVGQDRRGDIYGQ
- a CDS encoding polyphenol oxidase family protein; translation: MAALDPLTFDHLSAFDGVVHGVFSKVGGYSKGLFLGLNVGLNTGDDPDIVGRNRELMMSSMGLPRGLFLHQDHGTDIAVIKSEKDAAGRVWRGQGATPSKIYKADAAVTNLKGLGLAIQVADCQAVVLYDPEKAVVANVHSGWRGSVADILGNCVDTMVTQFGCSPATIRAGISPSLGPCCAQFINFKREIPEKLWQYKEKERPYFDFWKISRDQLGAHGVLDEHIETMGLCTRCRTDLFYSFRANKVTGRFAAVIALKS
- the selD gene encoding selenide, water dikinase SelD, encoding MDQQEQVFLTRTVKAAGUAAKLDPGALDKIVSKLEMPSHPDLIIGLEHPDDAGVFRLSDGTAIVQTLDFLTPVADDPYDFGQIAAANSLSDVYAMGGTPVTAMNIVCFPSCDLNAGILPRILEGGLDKIKESGAALVGGHSVDDPEIKYGLSVTGIVHPDKVWANSRAKTGDAVILTKPIGTGIISTAIKGGLASDEQIKQAVKNMSTLNKYAANIAKDFEVHACTDVTGFGLGGHLIESAKGAGVIIEICTEKVGVLDGVMEFGAMGLFPAGAHKNKRFFEPRTRVADGTDPVKSDLMFDPQTSGGLLLFMPVEQAAQCVEIMRKNGIPAGLIGRVKGPYTNGFLDIK
- the rfaE2 gene encoding D-glycero-beta-D-manno-heptose 1-phosphate adenylyltransferase, with the protein product MANKIVTLDEMCRLGQGYKTRGQSIVFTNGCFDILHAGHVAYLEKAKSLGDVLVLGLNSDLSVRQIKGDLRPVICQTQRARVVAALGCVDHVVLFDAPDPEALIRGIGPQVLVKGADWPEDKIIGAQFVKDGGGRVARVAFEEDISTSKIIERIGQRFYGGA